One window of the Capnocytophaga haemolytica genome contains the following:
- the map gene encoding type I methionyl aminopeptidase produces MIHIKTLEQLEMMRDAAQVVSRTLGLMAKEVKPGVTTKYLDKIAEEYIRSQGALPGFLGLYGFPNTLCMSPNAQVVHGIPNDRPLEEGDIISIDCGSIKHGFYGDHAYTFEVGEVSPEVKELLRVTKESLYVGIRQFRRGNRVGDVGYAIQKYCEAHGYGVVRELVGHGVGRKMHEDPEMPNYGKRGDGKKFKDGMVVAIEPMINMGTHRTKHLKDGWTILTADGKPSAHFEHDVALIDGKPRLLSTFKYVYEALGIESDEEEEFLF; encoded by the coding sequence ATGATTCATATAAAAACATTAGAACAGCTTGAGATGATGCGCGATGCGGCGCAGGTAGTGTCGCGTACCTTGGGCTTGATGGCTAAAGAGGTAAAGCCAGGTGTTACCACCAAATACCTCGATAAGATAGCAGAGGAATATATCCGCAGTCAAGGGGCTCTGCCTGGTTTTTTAGGCTTGTATGGCTTCCCGAATACGCTCTGTATGAGTCCGAATGCGCAGGTGGTACACGGAATACCGAATGACCGTCCGTTGGAGGAGGGCGATATCATCTCTATTGACTGTGGCTCTATCAAACACGGTTTCTATGGCGACCACGCTTATACTTTTGAAGTGGGGGAGGTGTCGCCTGAGGTGAAGGAACTGCTGCGGGTAACCAAGGAGTCGCTGTATGTGGGGATACGGCAGTTCCGCAGGGGCAACCGCGTGGGTGATGTGGGCTATGCGATACAAAAGTATTGCGAGGCACACGGCTACGGGGTGGTACGCGAACTGGTAGGCCACGGGGTTGGGCGCAAGATGCACGAGGACCCTGAAATGCCTAATTATGGCAAGCGTGGCGATGGCAAGAAGTTTAAAGATGGAATGGTGGTAGCTATCGAACCGATGATCAATATGGGGACACACCGCACGAAGCACCTGAAAGACGGATGGACAATCCTCACTGCCGATGGCAAGCCCTCAGCACACTTTGAGCACGATGTGGCTCTTATTGATGGCAAGCCGCGACTGCTCTCGACCTTTAAGTACGTCTATGAGGCGTTGGGCATAGAGAGCGATGAGGAAGAAGAATTTTTATTTTAG